A single region of the Gopherus evgoodei ecotype Sinaloan lineage chromosome 3, rGopEvg1_v1.p, whole genome shotgun sequence genome encodes:
- the PRIM1 gene encoding DNA primase small subunit: protein MAGFEPGSLPDLLPLYYRRLFPYGPYGRWLSYGGVVKNYFQRREFSFTLRDDVYVRYQSFNSPQELEKEMQKMNPYKIDVGAVYSHRPSQRNTVHMGAFHAQEKELVFDIDMTDYNDVRRCCSSAEICSKCWILMTIAIRVIDRALMEDFGVRHRLWVYSGRRGVHCWVCDDSVRKWSSAMRAATVEYLTLVKGGSETVKKVNLTDPIHPFISNSLSLVEPYFEEYALVGQDILGSSESWEKVVALVPESVRESLLREFPKKHDSIQRWELLKKKMEKCKPCHAEWEIMLQYCFPRLDINVSRGVSHLLKSPFSVHPKTGRVSVPIDLRKLDQFDPFAVPTISCLCSELDMAHEEEDGEKENEAEPEPRRRTRDYKKTSLAPYVRVFEQFVEEMDKSRKGELLKRSDLQGDF, encoded by the exons ATGGCCGGGTTCGAGCCGGGCTCCCTGCCCGACCTGCTGCCGCTCTACTACCGCCGCCTCTTCCCCTACGGGCCCTACGGGCGCTGGCTCAGCTACGGCGGGG TGGTGAAGAATTACTTCCAGCGGCGGGAGTTCTCCTTCACGCTGCGTGATGACGTCTATGTGCGGTACCAGTCCTTCAACAGCCCCCAGGAGCTGGAGAAAGAGATGCAGAAGATGAACCCATACAAGATTGACGTGGGAGCCGTGTATTCGCATCGG CCCAGCCAGCGCAACACCGTGCACATGGGTGCCTTCCATGCTCAGGAGAAGGAGCTGGTGTTCGACATAGACATGACGGATTACAACGACGTCCGGAGGTGCTGCAG CTCTGCTGAGATCTGCTCCAAGTGCTGGATCCTTATGACCATTGCGATCCGTGTCATCGACCGTGCACTCATGG AGGATTTCGGGGTGAGGCACCGCCTGTGGGTGTATTCGGGCCGGCGAGGCGTCCACTGCTGGGTGTGTGACGACTCCGTCCGGAAGTGGTCGTCCGCCATGCGCGCCGCGACGGTGGAGTATCTCACCCTCGTGAAG GGCGGGTCCGAAACCGTAAAGAAGGTGAACCTGACCGACCCCATTCACCCGTTCATCAG CAACTCGCTGAGTCTGGTGGAGCCGTACTTTGAAGAATacgccctggtgggccaggataTCCTGGGCAGCAGCGAGAGCTGGGAGAAGGTGGTTGCCCTCGTCCCAGAGT CAGTTCGAGAAAGCCTGCTGCGGGAATTCCCCAAAAAGCATGATTCCATCCAGCGCTGGGAGCTCctgaaaaagaaaatggagaaatgCAAG CCCTGCCATGCAGAGTGGGAGATCATGCTGCAGTACTGCTTTCCCCGGCTGGATATCAACGTCAGCAGAGGAGTCAGCCACTTACTGAAGAGTCCGTTCAGCGTCCACCCCAAAACAG GTCGTGTTTCAGTCCCGATTGATTTGAGGAAGCTGGATCAGTTCGACCCGTTCGCCGTTCCAACCATAAG CTGCCTCTGTAGTGAACTGGACATGGCTCacgaggaggaggatggagagaAGGAAAACGAGGCAGAGCCGGAACCCAGACGCCGCACCAGGG ACTACAAGAAAACCAGCTTGGCTCCATACGTGAGAGTGTTCGAACAGTTTGTGGAGGAAATGGACAAGTCTCGCAAAGGGGAGCTTCTCAAGAGGAGCG ACTTACAGGGAGATTTCTGA